The genomic stretch GGTGATGACAAAAGCCCAGTACAGCGTCCCTCCCATAAACCGATCCCTTGTCCGGAGCATCATCAAAAAAGAGCTGGGCAGCTACCCCGAGCAGCTATTTCAATCGTTTGATTCAAAAGCGATGGCGGCAGCTTCCATCGGACAGGTTCATCGTGCAACGCTAAAAGATGGAACAGAGGTGGCTGTAAAAGTTCAATATCCCGGTGTAAGGGAAACGATCTCTTCTGATATTGCACTGGCAAAAACACTTCTCAAACGAATTGCTTCAGATAGTGCCACTATTGAAGAATATATCGATGAGGTGAAGCAGACACTGATCATGGAAACAGATTATATTCATGAAGGAGAATCAATGGAGCGATTTCATGAGCGGTTTGAATCTGAAACCGTAGCCACCCCACGCTGGATTAAAGAGTACTCTACTGAACGTATATTAACCATGACATACCTGGAGGGGAAACATCTGAATGAGTTTTTGGAATCAGATCCTACTCCGGAAGAAAAGAATCGTTACGGACAACTTATGTGGGATTTCTTTCACAATCAGATCAAAGGTGTTGCTGATGGAATTCTGGAGTTTCATGCCGATACACATCCGGGTAATTTTCTTTTAACTCCTGATGGAAAACTTGGAGTGATTGACTACGGCTGTGTAAAAACATTTCCCGAGGATTTCTTTTTCAACTATCTGAAACTTCTTCCCACGCATCTAAACCGCGATGAAGAGGAAATCAAAAAATTGTATAAAGAATTGGGAGTACTGAGTGATGATCCGGAAAACAGCAAGAAGGAGAAACGCTTTTATGATTTCGCGCTCAACTACGGATTCACCTTTGCCCTGCCCTACCTGGAGAACTCATTCGATTTTGGAGATAAGGAGTATCGATCTATTATGAAAGAATACACCAAAAACGCTCCGATTACCAATGAACCGCGCGGCAGCAAATATTTCATCTACAGCACCCGGGTACATCTCGGCCTCTATCACTTCTTGATGAAACTGGGAGCAAAGATAGAGACGAAAAAATCGAGAGAAATTGTGGAGAGTGTTTTGGGTCAATTTGAAGGGAAGTATGTGTAATCATAAAATAGATGGGGTAATTGAGCCACGTAATGACTTTTTTCTTTTAATTTCGATTTTGGTGATGATATTTATGTCATATGTCGGGTTGAATAAATGTACCATACCCACGGCATTCTAGATAATATTCGCATCATAGAATCAGAGGTTGAAACCTGTGGCTATGATGTTGGGCATGGCTACGCCATTTGGGTTGGGAAGCAGAACCGTATCGAAATCCCTACCCATTCGTTGTAAAAGGCCCTGAACAAAATCACAGAAGGTTAAACCATATTGAATAATCCAGTGTCATAGACACGCTAACACATCATAGCCCCACAATTCATTGTGGGGATTCAAAATGGAAAACCACTCCAAGAGTGCCGCAGGCACGATCCACGTGACCGGGGATTTCCTGGCTAAAGATCATATTGTAATCCCAAACCTGTCAGGTCTTAAATCTTGGTGTAATCCAATCCAAACATGTGTCCCATGCCTACGGCATTCTGGCTAGGTACCGTATTCAAAAACCACAGGTTGAAACCTGTGGCTATGATGTGGATCACGGCCACGCCGTTTGGGTTGGAAAGCAGAACCGTATCGAAATCCCTACCCATTCGTTGTAAAAGGCCCTGAACAAGATCACAGAAGGTTAAACCATATTGAATAATCCAGTGTCGTAGACACGCTAACACATCATAGCCCCACAATTTATTGTGGGGATACAAAATGCTAAACAAACCCACAGAGTGCCGTAGGCACGATCCACGTGACCGGGGATTTCCTGGCTAAAGATCATGTTGTAATCCCAAACCTGTCAGGTCTTAAATCTTGGTGTAATCCAATCCAAACATGTGTCCCATGCCTACGGCATTCTGGCTAGGTACCGTATTCAAAAACCACAGGTTGAAACCTGTGGCTATGATGTGGATCACGGCCACGCCGTTTGGGTTGGTAAACAGAACCGTATCGAAAGAACAATTTTTCCCGCCACATCAACTCCACCCATCCAGGCATTTCGCTTTTGCGACAGATTCCAAACTTACGAGTTTATCAAACAAAACCCAAAATAAAAGTTAAAAAGTTTGGCTAATTTTGCGTCATTCGATTCACTTATTTGCTACTGCCGAATTCCGCAACAGACTTTCAATATAAGGAGTAACCTCAACCTAAGTCAAGGTTACTTTGAAAGTTTTTTTACTTTTCTTCAGATGGGCTATCAGCTTTCTCTTCTTTCTTAGAATCTGATGATGCTTTCGTCTCTGCTGGTTTCTCTTCTTTCTTTGCCTTAGGAGCTTCTTTGTTCTCCTCAGACTTCACCTCTTTTGAGGTCTCTTCTGTAGACTCGGTTGGTTTATTTGACTTACCGGCTCTACGAGTTCGTTTCTTCTTCTTATCAGCAGATTCTGGTTTTACATCGTTAAAATCAACTAATTCGATAACTGCCATTTGAGCAGAATCACCTAAACGTCTGCCAAGCTTTAATACTCTGGTATATCCGCCAGGCCGATCTCCAACTTCAGGGATGATGTTATCAAAAAGTTCAGTAACAGCATACTTATCTCTTAACTTAGAGAATACCTGCCGTCTGTTGTGTGTAGTATCTTCTTTAGCCTTTGTAATAATAGGCTCAACAAATGTTCTTAACTCCTTAGCTTTAGGCAGAGTTGTTTGTATACGCTGCTTTTTAATTAAAGCTACAGCTAAAGCCTGTAATGTGGCTTTTCTGTGTGGAGTCGATCTTCCTAATTTTCTTCCTTTAACTTGGTGACGCATGATTGGTTATCCTATTATTTGTCAAGATATTTGGAAACATCCATTCCAAATTCCAAATTCTTTTCTTCGATTACTTCTACAAGTTCAGAAAGTGACTTTTTACCAAAGTTTCTGAACTTCAATAAATCCTGTTCTTCTCTTGAAACAAGTTCAGCAATAGAATTAATATTTGCTGACTTCAAGCAATTGTATGCTCTTACACTCAAATTAAGATCTTCGATACTGGTCTTAAGCAAGCTCGCTACTCGCTGTTTCTCTGCATCAACCTCTTCTTCCTCTTGAGTGAATGGCTCTTCAATTTTCTCTGTAATAAACTTCTCTATATGCTCTTTGAGAATTTTACCGGAAATAGTGAGAGCTTCTTTAGCATTCAAAGACCCATCTGTAGTCACGTTAAGAACTAATTTTTCGTAATCAGTTCTCTGCCCTACACGAACATTATCAACATCAAACTGAACTGATTTGATAGGTGTGAAAATTGCATCAATTGGCATCAAGTTTACATCGTCTTCAAATTCAGATGCCATTTCCTCTGCAGGTACATATCCACGGCCACGGCCTACTCGAAGTTCGATATCAAGATCAACGTCTTCAGAGAGGGTTGCAATAACCATATCAGGATTCAATACATCGAAATCTGCAGTAGCATCATCGATGTCTTTTCCTGTAAAATTACCGGGCCCTTTAATGGACATAGTTACAACTCCGCCACTTTGCTCAACCTGCTTGAATCTAATCTGCTTCAGGTTCAGAATAATCTCATAGACATCTTCTTTCACTCCGTCTATACTTGAATATTCATGATCAACACCGTTAATCTTTACAGCGGTAATCGCTAAACCCGGCAGTGAGGATAAGAGCACTCTTCTGAATGAATTACCAATGGTAACACCAAATCCTCTTTCAAGTGGTTGAAGAATAAATGTACCAAAAGTTTCTGTTTCTTTTTCTACCTCAAGTACTTCAGGCATTTGTAAACTATAGCTGTTCATAGCTGGATCTTTAAAAGACTGTTTAAATTATTTAGAATAAAGCTCAATAATCAACTGAACGTTGATATTTTCAGGTATTTCTTCCATTACCGGTTCATTTAAAAACTTACCGGTCTTTGTTTTCTTATCCGTTTCTAGCCACTTATACTTGCTTGTAGAATAGCTTTGCAAGGTTTCATTTATTAATTCTAAATCGCGTGATTTCGGTCGAACAGTAATCACATCTCCCGATTTTACGTGATAAGAAGGAATGTTTACAACCTGGCCATTCACAACAATGTGCTTGTGAGAAACTAACTGTCTGGCTTGTCTTCTGGTTCTGGCAAATCCCATTCTGAATACAACATTATCCAATCTGGACTCTAACAACTGCAAGAGAACTTCACCGGTAACACCTTCCTGACGGTTAGCCTTTTCGTATAAATTACGGAATTGCTTTTCAAGTAAACCGTAAGTGTATTTTGCCTTTTGTTTTTCATCAAGCTGAATAGCATATTCAGATTTTCTGCTATAACGGCTTCTTCCGTGTTGGCCCGGGCCATACGGTTTTCTTTCTAATGCGCTGCTTGGACCGAAGATTGGTTCTCTAAATCTACGCGCTACTTTTTGTTTTGGACCTCTGTATCGTGCCATTTAATTAAATGTATTTATTTTAAACTCTTCTTCTTTTTGGAGGACGGCATCCATTGTGTGGTATTGGAGTACGATCTTTAATCGATACAACTTCCAATCCGCTTGTAGCCAAAGCACGAACGGCTGCTTCTCTACCTGAACCGGGACCTTTTACAAAAACTTCTACTTTACGGAGCCCCATGTCGTATGCTGCTTTAGCTGCAGTTTCTGCACTAAGCTGAGCTGCATACGGTGTATTTTTTCTAGAACCTTTAAATCCTTCTTTTCCGGATGATGACCAGGACAACACATTGCCATTTGCATCAGTAACACTTACCAAAACATTATTAAACGTTGCCTTTACAAAAGCCATCCCATTAGGGTTCGCAATCTGCTTTTTCTTCTTTTTCCTTGCTACCTTTTCAGTCGCAGTTTTTCTTTGTCTTTTAGCCATTAGATTAAAAAATTAAACGATTATTTAGGAGCTTTCTTTTTACCGGCAACAGTTCTTCTCTTGCCTTTACGTGTACGTGCGTTTGTCTGTGTACGTTGTCCGCGAACCGGTAAACCTTTTCTGTGCCTTACACCACGATAACTTCCGGTTTCTATTAAACGACGGATGTTACCATTGATTTCAGTGCGAAGTGCACCTTCAACTTTAAGGTCATTATCAATGATTGAACGCAGAGCAGCCACCTGGTCTTCATTCCAGTCCACTACTTTGGTATCATAATCAATACCTGTTTCGTCCAAAATTTCTTTTGCCGTGGTTTTACCAATTCCGAAAATGTAAGTTAACGCGATAACGCCACGCTTCTGTTTCGGTAAATCAACACCTGCGATTCTTGCCATAAATCAAATCCAATATTTTTAACCTTGCCGCTGCTTATGACGCGGGTTCCTTTTATTAATTACATAGACACGACCTTTACGCCGAACTATTTTGTCGTCAGAACTTCTTTTCTTAACTGAGGATTTAGTCTTCATTGTAATCCTATTTTACTTGTAACGATATGTTATTCTTCCTTTCGTTAAATCATACGGAGACATTTCAACCTGTACTCTGTCGCCCGGTAAGATTTTTATGTAGTACATTCTCATTTTACCTGATACGTGAGCCAATATTTCATGCCCGTTATCTAGTTCCACACGAAATTGTGCGTTAGGTAATGCTTCTAAAATTTTTCCGTCTTGCTTTATAGGCTCTTGTTTAGCCATAATGCGTTTCTAAAATTTCATTTTTTGTGATCTCAGCAATATAATTAAAAGTACTGAGAATTTCAGCTTTTCCTTCTCTTACTACAATATCATGCTCAAAATGAGCTGCCCTGGAGTTATCAGCAGTAACGATTGTCCATCCATCAGACAATGTTTTTACTTTCCAGGTTCCTTCTGTAATCATCGGTTCAATTGCCAATGTCATACCTGATCGCAATCTTTCACCACGACCCGGTTTGCCATAGTTCGGAACAGATGGATCTTCGTGCATATTTTTTCCGATCCCATGACCTACAAGATCTTTAACTACACCAAAACCTTCGGCTTCATTGTGCTTTTGAATAGCAGCGCCAATATCGCCAATTTTATTTCCATGTATTGCTTTTTCAATCCCTTTATAAAGAGATTCGAGTGTTGTTTTTAACAGATTTTTGGTCTTGTCATCACACTCACCCACTACAAATGTATAAGCATGATCACCAAAATACCCGTCCTTCTCAACACCGCAATCTATAGAAACGATATCTCCTTCTTTAAGCTCTCGCTTACCGGGAATACCATGTACTACTTCTTCATTAATTGAAATACACAAACTAGCCGGAAAAGGATTCTGTTTTGATCCATAACCCTTAAACGCAGGCCTTGCATTATTTTCTTTAATAAAATCTTCAGCTACTCTATCAAGTGTACCGGTTTGAACACCCGGGGAAATTTTCTTAGCAACTTCAGCTAATGTTCTGGACACTAACTGTGCAGCTTCCCTCAGTTTTTCAATTTCCGATTCACTTTTCAGGTAGATCATCAGGCTCTTCGTCTTCCTTTGATCTTACCTGATTTCATAAATCCATCATAGTGTCTCATCATCAGATGGCTTTCAATTTGCTGAAGGGTGTCTAATGCAACACCCACAATAATCAGCAAACTCGTTCCACCGTAAAAGAGAGCAAAACCGGGTGTAACTCCCATTCTTGCTACAATCGCAGGCATAATCGCCACGAATGACAAGAATAACGAACCGGGTAATGTAATCTTTGTCAAAATGTTGTCAATAAATTCAACAGTCTGCTTACCAGGTCTAACTCCAGGGATAAATCCACCCTGTCTCTTCATTGTATCTGCCATCTCTTTCGGATTCACTGCAATGGCAGTATAAAAGAAAGTAAAAAACACACAGATGATGAAAAATATGATCGAATAAGTAATTCCTGTAAAATCGGACGACCAGGCGGTTAACCATTGTACAGTCTGATTTTCCGGAAAAAATGTTCCTACCGTACTGGGTATAAACATAATTGACTGAGCGAAAATAATAGGCATTACTCCTGCTGCATTAACTCTAATCGGTAAATACTGCGTAGTGCCACCATAAACTTTTCGACCAACAACACGCTTTGCATACTGTACCGGAATTTTTCTTGTTCCCTGAGTTAAGAGTACACAAGATGCGATAACTAGTGCCAAACCTGCTAACTCAACAATGATAATAATTGCATTGTTCGTAGTCTGGATCTCATTCATCAAATTCGTAGGCAACACCGCAATAATACCAATCATAATCAGCAGTGAAATACCATTCCCAATTCCCCTGTCAGTAATACGTTCACCAAGCCACATTACAAATGTAGTACCTGCGGTTAGGACAACAATCGAGGTAAATATAAATGTAGCATTAGACACTACGATGGCATCTGGTGAAGTTGCCATTAAATTAATAGCAAAACCAATCGCCTGTACAGCAGTAATACCTACAGTTCCATATCGTGTTAAACGATTAATTTTCCTTCTACCTTCCTCACCTTCACGCTGAAGTTTTTGGAAGTAAGGAACCGCAGCACCCATCAGCTGAATGATAATCGCTGCAGTAATGTAGGGCATAATTCCAAGAGCAAATACACCGGCTCTCGAGAAAGCTCCACCTACAAACAGGTCAAAAAGCCCCAACAGGCTAGATGCATCTCCTTGCGATTGAGTTAGTAAACTTGCGTCTACTCCGGGCATCGTAACATAACTACCGATACGATACACCATAAGAACTCCGACCACATAGAGAATTCTATTCCGGAGGTCTTCGATTTTAAATATGTTTCTAAAGTTTTCTATTAAACTCATTAGATATATTCAACTGAGATGATTGTGGCTGTTACGAGATGATAGTTACTTCTCCGCCTGCGGATTCAACTTTTTCTTTTGCTGAATTGCTGCAAGCGTGTACTTCTATAGATACTTTTTGACTAATTTCGCCAGTACCCAAGAGTTTCACTCTTTCTTTATCGTCAACTAAACCGGCACCCACTAAATCATTAATGGTTACATTTTCAGTTAAACGACCAGCCTCAATAAAATCAGCTACTTTTTGAACATTTAATGCTTGGTATTCTGTTCTGAATGGATTCTTAAATCCAAATTTCGGAACTCTTCTTTGAAGCGGCATCTGTCCACCTTCAAACCAGGCTTTCACTTTACTACCACTTCTGGATTTTTGACCGTTATGGCCCCTTCCAGATTGTTCGCCCATACCGGAACCTTGTCCACGCCCAACTCTTTTACGAGTTTGCTGGTTGGTTATCGGTGCTTTTAAATTGTGTAATTTCATGATAGATCTCTATTAAAACGATTGATTATCCTTCAAAGACTTTGCTTACGCTAACTCCTCTACGTTGAGCAACCTCAACAGGGTCGGTCAATTCTCTCAGAGCTTCATAAGCAGCTTTAACCATGTTATGCGGATTTGATGATCCCAAAGATTTTGAGAGGATATTATGGAATCCGGCAACCTCTAAAATAGATTTTACAGGACCACCGGCAATTACACCTGTACCTTCAGCAGCCGGTCGCAAAAGAACCTTACCGGCACCCTTTTTACCCACAACTGGATGGTGTATACTTCCTGATTTAGTAATCGGTACTTTAATCAGGTTTTTCTTGGCATTATCAAAGCCTTTTTGAATTGCATCGGCAACTTCATTTGCCTTACCCAATCCGTGGCCTACAACACCTTCACCATTACCAACTACTACAATTGCATTAAAGCTGAATCGACGACCACCTTTAACCACTTTAGAAACTCTGTTAATGTGAACGAGCTTCTCTTCAAGGTTCAAATTAGCAGCCGGGATGTTATGTTTTCTTCTTACTTTAGGCATAATTCAAATAATTTTATAGGTCTAATCCTCCTTCACGGGCACCATCAGCAGCTGCTTTAACAACACCGTGGTACTTATATCCACTTCTGTCAAAAACAACTTTTGTAATTCCCTGGTCTTTTGCTACTTCAGCAAGAGCCTTGCCTACTAGATGTGCAGCTTCAACACCTGGTTTGTCTTTTAATTCCTTCTCTAAATCATCAGATTTAGTTGACATCGCTGCCAAGGTGGCATTTTCTCTGTCATTAATAAGCTGCAGGTAAACATGCTTATTACTTTTGAAAATGCTCAATCGTGGCCTTTCAGCTGTACCGCGGATCGTAGAACGAATTCGTCTGCGGATCTTATT from Rhodohalobacter barkolensis encodes the following:
- the secY gene encoding preprotein translocase subunit SecY, producing MSLIENFRNIFKIEDLRNRILYVVGVLMVYRIGSYVTMPGVDASLLTQSQGDASSLLGLFDLFVGGAFSRAGVFALGIMPYITAAIIIQLMGAAVPYFQKLQREGEEGRRKINRLTRYGTVGITAVQAIGFAINLMATSPDAIVVSNATFIFTSIVVLTAGTTFVMWLGERITDRGIGNGISLLIMIGIIAVLPTNLMNEIQTTNNAIIIIVELAGLALVIASCVLLTQGTRKIPVQYAKRVVGRKVYGGTTQYLPIRVNAAGVMPIIFAQSIMFIPSTVGTFFPENQTVQWLTAWSSDFTGITYSIIFFIICVFFTFFYTAIAVNPKEMADTMKRQGGFIPGVRPGKQTVEFIDNILTKITLPGSLFLSFVAIMPAIVARMGVTPGFALFYGGTSLLIIVGVALDTLQQIESHLMMRHYDGFMKSGKIKGRRRA
- the map gene encoding type I methionyl aminopeptidase, producing the protein MIYLKSESEIEKLREAAQLVSRTLAEVAKKISPGVQTGTLDRVAEDFIKENNARPAFKGYGSKQNPFPASLCISINEEVVHGIPGKRELKEGDIVSIDCGVEKDGYFGDHAYTFVVGECDDKTKNLLKTTLESLYKGIEKAIHGNKIGDIGAAIQKHNEAEGFGVVKDLVGHGIGKNMHEDPSVPNYGKPGRGERLRSGMTLAIEPMITEGTWKVKTLSDGWTIVTADNSRAAHFEHDIVVREGKAEILSTFNYIAEITKNEILETHYG
- the rplO gene encoding 50S ribosomal protein L15, which codes for MKLHNLKAPITNQQTRKRVGRGQGSGMGEQSGRGHNGQKSRSGSKVKAWFEGGQMPLQRRVPKFGFKNPFRTEYQALNVQKVADFIEAGRLTENVTINDLVGAGLVDDKERVKLLGTGEISQKVSIEVHACSNSAKEKVESAGGEVTIIS
- the rpsK gene encoding 30S ribosomal protein S11; its protein translation is MAKRQRKTATEKVARKKKKKQIANPNGMAFVKATFNNVLVSVTDANGNVLSWSSSGKEGFKGSRKNTPYAAQLSAETAAKAAYDMGLRKVEVFVKGPGSGREAAVRALATSGLEVVSIKDRTPIPHNGCRPPKRRRV
- the rplQ gene encoding 50S ribosomal protein L17; its protein translation is MRHQVKGRKLGRSTPHRKATLQALAVALIKKQRIQTTLPKAKELRTFVEPIITKAKEDTTHNRRQVFSKLRDKYAVTELFDNIIPEVGDRPGGYTRVLKLGRRLGDSAQMAVIELVDFNDVKPESADKKKKRTRRAGKSNKPTESTEETSKEVKSEENKEAPKAKKEEKPAETKASSDSKKEEKADSPSEEK
- the rpsD gene encoding 30S ribosomal protein S4, with translation MARYRGPKQKVARRFREPIFGPSSALERKPYGPGQHGRSRYSRKSEYAIQLDEKQKAKYTYGLLEKQFRNLYEKANRQEGVTGEVLLQLLESRLDNVVFRMGFARTRRQARQLVSHKHIVVNGQVVNIPSYHVKSGDVITVRPKSRDLELINETLQSYSTSKYKWLETDKKTKTGKFLNEPVMEEIPENINVQLIIELYSK
- a CDS encoding ABC1 kinase family protein, encoding MNDFPSSKFDRGKIFAKTGLKVGTNYAKHYLKSITSGNGDKNALHRQTAEEVFGEFTKLRGTALKIAQSFSIDQGFLPEEFAEVMTKAQYSVPPINRSLVRSIIKKELGSYPEQLFQSFDSKAMAAASIGQVHRATLKDGTEVAVKVQYPGVRETISSDIALAKTLLKRIASDSATIEEYIDEVKQTLIMETDYIHEGESMERFHERFESETVATPRWIKEYSTERILTMTYLEGKHLNEFLESDPTPEEKNRYGQLMWDFFHNQIKGVADGILEFHADTHPGNFLLTPDGKLGVIDYGCVKTFPEDFFFNYLKLLPTHLNRDEEEIKKLYKELGVLSDDPENSKKEKRFYDFALNYGFTFALPYLENSFDFGDKEYRSIMKEYTKNAPITNEPRGSKYFIYSTRVHLGLYHFLMKLGAKIETKKSREIVESVLGQFEGKYV
- the rplR gene encoding 50S ribosomal protein L18 codes for the protein MKKNKKKIERRNKIRRRIRSTIRGTAERPRLSIFKSNKHVYLQLINDRENATLAAMSTKSDDLEKELKDKPGVEAAHLVGKALAEVAKDQGITKVVFDRSGYKYHGVVKAAADGAREGGLDL
- the rpsE gene encoding 30S ribosomal protein S5 translates to MPKVRRKHNIPAANLNLEEKLVHINRVSKVVKGGRRFSFNAIVVVGNGEGVVGHGLGKANEVADAIQKGFDNAKKNLIKVPITKSGSIHHPVVGKKGAGKVLLRPAAEGTGVIAGGPVKSILEVAGFHNILSKSLGSSNPHNMVKAAYEALRELTDPVEVAQRRGVSVSKVFEG
- the infA gene encoding translation initiation factor IF-1; its protein translation is MAKQEPIKQDGKILEALPNAQFRVELDNGHEILAHVSGKMRMYYIKILPGDRVQVEMSPYDLTKGRITYRYK
- the rpmJ gene encoding 50S ribosomal protein L36 is translated as MKTKSSVKKRSSDDKIVRRKGRVYVINKRNPRHKQRQG
- a CDS encoding DNA-directed RNA polymerase subunit alpha, which encodes MNSYSLQMPEVLEVEKETETFGTFILQPLERGFGVTIGNSFRRVLLSSLPGLAITAVKINGVDHEYSSIDGVKEDVYEIILNLKQIRFKQVEQSGGVVTMSIKGPGNFTGKDIDDATADFDVLNPDMVIATLSEDVDLDIELRVGRGRGYVPAEEMASEFEDDVNLMPIDAIFTPIKSVQFDVDNVRVGQRTDYEKLVLNVTTDGSLNAKEALTISGKILKEHIEKFITEKIEEPFTQEEEEVDAEKQRVASLLKTSIEDLNLSVRAYNCLKSANINSIAELVSREEQDLLKFRNFGKKSLSELVEVIEEKNLEFGMDVSKYLDK
- the rpsM gene encoding 30S ribosomal protein S13; protein product: MARIAGVDLPKQKRGVIALTYIFGIGKTTAKEILDETGIDYDTKVVDWNEDQVAALRSIIDNDLKVEGALRTEINGNIRRLIETGSYRGVRHRKGLPVRGQRTQTNARTRKGKRRTVAGKKKAPK